Proteins encoded within one genomic window of Anastrepha ludens isolate Willacy chromosome 4, idAnaLude1.1, whole genome shotgun sequence:
- the LOC128859946 gene encoding heat shock protein 23-like, protein MSTLSTLMGLINDMDRLTTTFSPYYHWPMSRQLSLGKPEKAISPLVGKDGFQVSMDVAHFKPSELVVKVVDNTVVVEGKHEEREDEHGYISRHFVRRYTLPKEFDPSKVMSSLSSDGVLTVVAPKPMLEDKSNERVIQIQQTGPAHLNVKENPEEEKKNPEVEMIKNGKEEKKNTKEEKKNQK, encoded by the coding sequence ATGTCTACATTATCAACACTAATGGGTTTGATCAACGACATGGACCGTCTCACAACGACTTTTTCACCATATTACCACTGGCCCATGAGCCGACAACTAAGCTTAGGCAAACCAGAAAAGGCAATATCACCGTTGGTGGGTAAAGATGGTTTCCAGGTGTCAATGGACGTGGCACATTTTAAACCAAGTGAATTGGTCGTTAAAGTGGTCGACAACACCGTCGTTGTGGAGGGCAAACATGAAGAACGGGAGGATGAACATGGTTACATCTCTCGTCACTTTGTTCGCCGCTACACTCTTCCTAAAGAGTTTGATCCCAGCAAAGTAATGTCTTCGCTTTCTTCAGATGGTGTACTCACTGTTGTTGCTCCTAAGCCAATGCTAGAAGACAAGTCCAATGAGCGTGTCATACAAATACAACAGACTGGTCCTGCACATTTGAATGTAAAGGAGAACCccgaagaagaaaagaagaaccCTGAAGTAGAGATGATAAAGAATGgcaaagaagagaagaagaataccaaagaagagaagaagaaccAAAAATAA